Proteins from one Loktanella sp. M215 genomic window:
- the ggt gene encoding gamma-glutamyltransferase, with amino-acid sequence MHRLSLIALALCATPLAAQQAADAIAPEAAGAGDSFAGLSDAARASLGTKAAGKPVIAQDWMIAAANPLAVQAGADVLAAGGTAADAMVATQAVLGLVEPQSSGLGGGAFLVWYDAASGAVTTLDGRETAPLAVTPKAFLKDDGTPLDFFDAVVGGLSVGTPGTPRLMEDAHRRWGRANWSDLFDDAIRLASDGFAVSDRMAGAIADDAERLSRFPATAAYFLPGGTPLAAGATLTNPAYADTLRQIAADGTAAFYAGPIAQDIVATVRTAAGNPGYLAMDDLALYRVKQRDPVCVTYRAAEVCGMGPPSSGALTVGQILGTLDNFDLAALGPDNPESWRLIGDTSRLAFADRGRYMADSDFVPMPTAGLTAAPYLAERAALLKGDDALPEVSPGLPDWDHAMLLGDDTAIEFPSTSHISIVDSFGNALSMTTTIENGFGSRLFVRGFLLNNELTDFSFATHDDAGYPIANRIEPGKRPRSSMAPTIVMQDGKPVMVVGSPGGSQIIGYVAQAIIAHLDWGMDAQQAVAMPHILNRFGTMDVEAGTPIADLEQPLTDLGFKVKVGDLNSGLQAIVIDAVTLTGGADPRREGIALGQ; translated from the coding sequence ATGCACCGCCTTTCGCTGATCGCCCTCGCCCTTTGTGCCACACCGCTGGCGGCCCAACAGGCCGCCGATGCGATCGCACCAGAGGCGGCTGGCGCCGGTGACAGCTTTGCCGGGTTGTCGGACGCCGCACGCGCATCCCTCGGGACCAAGGCGGCGGGCAAGCCCGTGATCGCGCAGGACTGGATGATCGCCGCGGCCAACCCGCTGGCCGTTCAGGCGGGTGCCGACGTGCTGGCCGCCGGCGGCACCGCGGCGGATGCCATGGTCGCGACGCAGGCGGTGCTGGGGCTGGTGGAACCGCAGTCGTCAGGGCTGGGCGGTGGCGCATTCCTTGTCTGGTACGATGCCGCCAGCGGCGCAGTGACCACGCTGGACGGACGCGAGACCGCGCCGCTGGCGGTGACGCCGAAAGCCTTCCTCAAAGACGACGGCACACCGCTGGACTTCTTCGATGCCGTCGTCGGCGGGCTCTCCGTCGGCACCCCCGGCACCCCCAGATTGATGGAAGACGCGCATCGCCGCTGGGGCCGCGCCAACTGGTCCGACCTCTTCGACGATGCGATCCGGCTGGCGTCAGACGGGTTCGCCGTGTCGGACCGCATGGCCGGTGCCATCGCTGACGACGCCGAACGCCTGTCCCGCTTTCCCGCAACCGCCGCCTATTTCCTGCCGGGTGGCACACCGCTCGCTGCGGGTGCGACGCTGACGAACCCCGCCTACGCCGACACCCTGCGCCAGATCGCGGCAGACGGCACCGCCGCCTTCTATGCCGGACCCATCGCGCAGGACATCGTCGCGACCGTGCGCACGGCAGCGGGCAATCCCGGTTACCTCGCAATGGACGACCTGGCACTTTACCGCGTGAAACAGCGTGACCCCGTTTGCGTCACCTACCGCGCGGCAGAGGTCTGCGGCATGGGCCCGCCCTCCTCGGGCGCGCTGACGGTGGGACAGATCCTCGGCACGCTCGACAATTTCGATCTGGCGGCCCTCGGTCCTGACAACCCCGAAAGCTGGCGGCTGATCGGCGACACCTCGCGCCTCGCCTTCGCCGACCGGGGCCGCTACATGGCCGACAGCGATTTCGTGCCCATGCCCACCGCGGGCCTGACCGCCGCGCCCTACCTCGCGGAACGCGCCGCTCTGCTGAAAGGCGACGATGCCCTGCCCGAAGTGTCACCGGGCCTGCCAGACTGGGACCACGCCATGCTGCTTGGCGACGACACGGCGATCGAATTCCCCTCGACTTCGCACATTTCGATCGTGGACAGCTTCGGCAACGCCCTGTCGATGACGACGACGATCGAGAACGGCTTCGGCAGCCGCCTTTTCGTGCGGGGCTTCCTGCTGAACAATGAACTGACGGATTTCAGTTTCGCCACGCATGACGACGCGGGCTATCCCATCGCCAACCGGATCGAACCGGGCAAACGCCCGCGGTCGTCCATGGCCCCGACCATTGTCATGCAAGACGGCAAGCCGGTCATGGTCGTGGGCAGTCCCGGCGGCAGCCAGATCATCGGCTACGTCGCCCAGGCGATCATCGCCCACCTCGACTGGGGTATGGATGCGCAGCAGGCGGTGGCAATGCCGCACATCCTGAACCGTTTCGGCACCATGGATGTCGAGGCCGGCACGCCCATTGCTGACTTGGAACAGCCCCTGACCGACCTGGGGTTCAAGGTGAAGGTCGGCGATCTGAACTCCGGCCTGCAGGCCATCGTGATCGACGCAGTCACCCTGACCGGCGGCGCAGACCCCCGCCGCGAAGGGATTGCGCTGGGTCAGTAA
- a CDS encoding HlyC/CorC family transporter encodes MDPSTTGASLFDASFWLTAGGIMVLLVMSGFFSGSETALTAASRGKLRAAADRGSSGAQTALDVTEDSERLIGSVLLGNNVVNILATSLATALLTKTFGPNGVALATIVMTLLVLIFAEVLPKTYAITNPESTASLVARPIKIVILLFSPLVSAVRYFVRGVLYVFGVRTDPDSHILAVREEIAGALQLGHSEGVVEKEDRDRILGALDLAERTVEEVMLHRSGIEMVDADQPAADILRQCLESAHTRLPLYRDDPENIVGVIHAKDLLRATHNATADGADRMTRVDIMDVAMPPYFIPETTTLDDQMRQFLKRKTHFALVVDEYGALQGLLTLEDIIEEIVGEIADEFDEEDDYVVTQTEDGAYLIDGSMTIRDVNRAHDWTLPDDEANTVAGLVIHEAQIIPVEGQVFSFHGFRFEVMEKDENRLATLKIRPL; translated from the coding sequence ATGGACCCCTCGACGACCGGTGCTTCCCTATTCGACGCCTCATTCTGGCTGACGGCGGGCGGTATCATGGTGCTGCTGGTGATGTCGGGCTTCTTCTCCGGCTCTGAAACCGCGCTGACCGCTGCCTCTCGCGGCAAGCTGCGGGCGGCGGCCGACCGGGGCAGTTCGGGTGCGCAGACAGCGCTTGATGTGACCGAAGACAGCGAGCGGCTGATCGGATCGGTTCTGTTGGGCAACAACGTCGTGAACATCCTCGCGACCTCGCTGGCGACGGCGCTGCTGACCAAGACCTTCGGGCCCAACGGCGTGGCACTGGCCACGATCGTGATGACCCTGCTGGTCCTGATCTTTGCCGAGGTGCTGCCCAAGACCTATGCCATCACCAACCCTGAAAGCACCGCCTCGCTGGTGGCAAGGCCCATCAAGATCGTGATCCTGCTGTTCTCGCCGCTGGTCAGCGCGGTGCGCTATTTCGTGCGCGGCGTGCTTTACGTCTTCGGCGTGCGCACCGATCCCGACAGCCACATCCTCGCCGTGCGCGAGGAGATTGCGGGTGCCTTGCAACTGGGCCATTCCGAAGGCGTCGTCGAAAAAGAGGACCGCGACCGCATCCTCGGCGCGCTCGATCTGGCGGAACGCACGGTCGAAGAGGTCATGCTGCACCGCTCTGGGATCGAGATGGTGGACGCAGACCAGCCTGCCGCCGACATCCTGCGCCAGTGCCTGGAATCCGCACACACGCGCCTGCCGCTTTATCGCGACGATCCGGAAAACATCGTGGGCGTGATCCACGCCAAGGATCTTTTGCGCGCGACCCACAATGCCACCGCCGACGGGGCCGACCGCATGACGCGCGTCGACATCATGGACGTGGCGATGCCGCCCTACTTCATTCCCGAAACCACGACGCTGGACGACCAGATGCGCCAGTTCCTGAAGCGCAAGACGCATTTCGCGCTGGTGGTGGACGAATATGGGGCCCTGCAGGGTCTGTTGACGCTGGAAGACATCATCGAGGAAATCGTGGGCGAGATTGCCGACGAGTTCGACGAGGAAGACGACTATGTCGTCACCCAGACCGAGGACGGTGCCTATCTGATTGACGGGTCCATGACGATCCGCGACGTGAACCGCGCCCACGACTGGACCCTGCCCGATGACGAAGCCAATACCGTGGCGGGCCTCGTGATCCACGAAGCGCAGATCATCCCGGTCGAGGGGCAGGTCTTTTCCTTCCACGGCTTCCGGTTCGAGGTGATGGAAAAGGACGAGAACCGCCTCGCCACGCTCAAGATCCGGCCACTCTGA